DNA sequence from the Streptomyces tsukubensis genome:
GGACGACGTCGAACGCATCGTCCTCGTAGGCCAGGGCGTTGACGTCCGCGACGGCGAACTCGGTGTTGACCAGCCCTCTTTCGGCGGCGTGCCCGCGCGCCCGGTCGACGACCTCCGGGGCCAGGTCGACGCCGGTGACCCGGCCCTCCGGGACCAGGGCCGCCAGATCGGCCGTGATGGTCCCGGGGCCGCAGCCGATGTCCAGGATCCGCATGGCGGGCCGGAGTTCGCCCAGGAGGTAGGCGGCGGAGTTGGCGGCCGTGCGCCAGGTGTGGGAGCGCAGGACGGACTCGTGGTGGCCATGGGTGTAGACGGCGGTTTCGCGCACGGGGAACCTCCCGGGAGAGCTGCTGTCGGTCCCTCCAGCCTAGAGCGTGCGTATCGCATGTCGGGATACCCGTCTTGGAATGTGGACCGGCTTCGGGCGTGGAAGGGCACGGACCGGACAGGGACCGGCTCTGCGGCTCCGGCGCCGGACCGCCCGGCGTCAGAGCAGGGTGCGGGGCCGGTAGACCGTGAGGATCTGCGTCACCTTGTCGACCAGCAGCTCCGGCGGCGCGGCCGTGATCTCGCCGTCGTACGCCATCGGGGTGCCCTCCGCGATGCCCGCGATACGGACCCGGCGCCGCTCCTGCGCCGCATGGACCGGGGACCGGCTGAGCGGGCCCGCGAGGGCCGCGGCGACCAGGCGCAGCCCCGGATTGGCGCCGCCGTGCACGATCCGCACGTCCAGCAGACCGTCCGCCAGGTTCTGCCGGTTGCCCGGCGCGGGACCCGGCCGCTGGTAGATCCCGTTGCCCGCGAAGAGCAGCCACAGCGGCCGCCGGCTGCCCTCGACCTCCGCCTCCAGCGGCCTGCCGTGCCGCAGCACCTTGCCCGCGGCCAGGACCTGCGCGGTCCAGCCACCGATCCGGGGCGACCAGCGCTCCCGGAACGTCACCAGCTCCGGATACACCCCGAGGCTGAACGTGTTGACGAAGTACCCCCAGGGCGCGCGCTCGCCCGAGGCGGTGACCGGGCCGGGCGTGAAGCGGCCCAGGTCCACCTTGACCGCCTCCCCGGTCGCCAGCGCGCGGCAGGTGTCGTCGACGGACTCGATGCCCAGATCGTGCGCGAAGTGGTTGAGCGTGCCGCCGGGGAACACGGCGAGCGGAATGCCCTGGGCGACCGCGATCGTGGCGGCGGCGTTGACCGTCCCGTCCCCGCCGTACACCCCGAGCACCCGCGCCCGGTCGGCCGCCTTCGCCAGCTCCACGGCGACCTCGGCGGGCTCGCACTCCACGACCTCGGCGTGCGGCAGCGCGGCGCGGACCAGTCCCGTCAGGGCGGCCGAGCCGGAGCGGCGGTTGGCCACCACGACCAGGCCCGCGCCGTCCGGCAGGGCGGGCGGATCCACCGGCCGGGCCACGGGCGGTGCGAGCTGCGACCGTGCCGGAACGATTCCGCGCACGGCGAGGGCGGCGCCGATGCCGAGGGCCGCCCCGGCCACCACATCGGCCGGATAGTGGACCCCCGTATAGACACGGGAGAAGGCAACCGATACGGCGACCGGCGCGACGACGGCACCCCAGCCCCTGGACTCCATCGCCACCCCCGCCGTGAAGGCCGCGGCCGAAGCGGCGTGCCCCGAGGGGAACGAGGTGGTGAACGGCTGGCGCCGCAGCCGGCGGACCGGGGGCACGGCGTCCAGCAGGGGACGGTTGCGGCGGACGCTCCGCTTGCCGACCGTGTTGATGACCGCGGAGGCGACGGCGAGTGAGGCCACGCCGCGGACGGCCGCCCGCCGGGTCCGGGCGCTGCGCCCCGCGGCGGCTATTCCGGCGGCGATCCCGAACCAGAGGACCCCGTGGTCCGCGGCCCGGCTCAGTCGCGGCAGCACCGGCTCGGCGGCGGGCCAGGCACGTTCGGCGACATGGTGGAACACGCGCCGGTCCCATCGGCTGAACCAGGACTTTCGTACGGCATCCGTCATTCCCCCCGGTTACCCCGGCACCGCTCCCGTCACGCCTCCCCCGCGCCCATTCGGCGGTCACCGGGGCCGGGACGGCGGACCGCGGACACGGCCGAAGACGCGGTCTTCGGGCACTTGAAGAGCGGTGACCGGATGCGGGCGGGTACCCGGCTCCGTATAACGGAGGGGGAGTGCGCGACGAGAAGAGGTACCGCGGACATGGACCGCAGCCCACCGGACGACGACCCCGGCACCGTACGGCACGCCCC
Encoded proteins:
- a CDS encoding bifunctional phosphatase PAP2/diacylglycerol kinase family protein, encoding MTDAVRKSWFSRWDRRVFHHVAERAWPAAEPVLPRLSRAADHGVLWFGIAAGIAAAGRSARTRRAAVRGVASLAVASAVINTVGKRSVRRNRPLLDAVPPVRRLRRQPFTTSFPSGHAASAAAFTAGVAMESRGWGAVVAPVAVSVAFSRVYTGVHYPADVVAGAALGIGAALAVRGIVPARSQLAPPVARPVDPPALPDGAGLVVVANRRSGSAALTGLVRAALPHAEVVECEPAEVAVELAKAADRARVLGVYGGDGTVNAAATIAVAQGIPLAVFPGGTLNHFAHDLGIESVDDTCRALATGEAVKVDLGRFTPGPVTASGERAPWGYFVNTFSLGVYPELVTFRERWSPRIGGWTAQVLAAGKVLRHGRPLEAEVEGSRRPLWLLFAGNGIYQRPGPAPGNRQNLADGLLDVRIVHGGANPGLRLVAAALAGPLSRSPVHAAQERRRVRIAGIAEGTPMAYDGEITAAPPELLVDKVTQILTVYRPRTLL